Genomic segment of Benincasa hispida cultivar B227 chromosome 1, ASM972705v1, whole genome shotgun sequence:
TCAAGATAGatgaaaattattgtaagaaattgtGGGGAATTAAataatagacttaatttaaaaaagaaaaaaaattattatcaaactagaaaataaaaattaagatttaagGTTAAAGGTTAAAGCTTTCGAAATTACCTTTGGGAAGAGGGAGATGCCATTGATGAGACCCAATTGGGGGAGGAAGGCATAAAGGGTGACTGGAAAGGAGAGAAAGGGCCAAGAATATGCGTTGTAGCTATAACAAAGGCCCATGAGAAGGCCCATAGTCTTTACACCGTATATGATTGGGCTGTACTTTGAGAAGCCCACTTCCAAAAGCCCAACAATCCATCTTTTCCCTTGATTCAGCCCATCTAGGAGGTTTTTAGGCGCATCCCCGTAAAAAGCTGTTCTGTTTGGATTACAGAATATACTCCTCCACCCCTCGGATTGCAAACAATACCCTGTGAAATAGTCCTCCACTAGAGATCCATATCTAAAACCTAACTGCTAAATATAGAATGTCTCATTAATTATTAatcatgtatgttttttttataatatactcgattttttttttttttttttttacttgaaaaACAAGTTGATGTAGTTTCGGATGTAttaaaatatctaattttaatataaaattaaaataattcacTAAATTAACAATTATTAACTACCTTCAACATTTTTTCATTAGTCAAACTAACAATCAATTAGTGTTTAAGGACCATTTACAACCATTTTTTGTGTTCAATTTGAAATCTCTAACTTTTAGAATGTATTtctttttactatttcttttttatatataaagatAAATGCGAAAAGAAGATAACAACCTAATTGAATTTAGGATAAATTTTTaactttgtgtcaaaaatatttttcaactttcaaaagttttaaaaatacttaTGAACTTTCAATAATGAGTTAAAAATACTATTGTtgttaattttggttgaaaactATAAGtgttttgtgtaaaaaataacCTTGAAGTTTTGGATGGAAACTATTAGTGTTTTGTGTTAAAAAATAAccttgaacttaaaaaaaaagttttaaaaaacccATTATCGTTAGTATATGTACATAAATCGTTAATACCATCTTACctttttattttccctttttttctccTCTCTCTTCTTCAATACTCTATTACTCCCTTTTTATTAATTGTTTGACATTTGTTTATctagaaaaataacaaataaaactGGCAACTTCAATTAGTGTATATGAACtataactaaaaagaaaaaaaaaaaaagaaaaagaaaaagaaaaaaaaatgtaaagtgAAAATACCAAGAGATTTTAGAACttaaatgttttaataaacGACGATAGTTAAATATGTGCTAATAgtcaaatacaatttttttatttgaccatTTATTGTTTTAACATGTTTTAAGAGGAGATGttgattttagatttttgtagggttttatattttaacttaaagtttagatttttatttgagttattgagaaaattggtgtaagaattgaaaaattggagaaaaatgagagtatctatatgaaaaaaaagtatctattaattttttttaaaattttttatagtTATTTTTGCAAGGAGATATGGACAGTTTTTGTTCTTATATCAACcgtaagaatatttttttttaacttttcttaaatttaaggattttttttaaacaaaacattaGCAGTTTACATCTAAAACCAATAgtaaaggtatttttttttaactcatttttaaaatttaaaagtatttttttaacttttgaaagATCGGATTATTTTTTATAAGTACAAAACTCAAGAGCATCTTTTATATATCTTTGTATTTAAATTCGAtgacaaaatgaaaaataaacatttcTAGTCAAAATACATATACAATTAGAAAGGGATtacatctaattttttttcccacCAATTATAGGAAATTTATTACTctttaagttattattattattttcaccATTGAATATAAATGTCTAGATTACCAGTAATAATCTGAAAAAACAAGTGTACATTGGCCGCTTATTTGACACGTTTAAGAAAGAATTAAgtaaaaaatatagtttttttacaaacaattattcaaaaaataataaaaaaaaatcattccaaaAACAAATCTTCAAACAAAATAACATGGTAGTTGGTAAagttatggaaaaaaaatctcGTTTCATTTTAAAGACAATATATGAACATAGAATCAAACCTCAAAccttgaagttgaaaacacatatTTTATGCAAATTATGTTATGCTCATTTTGACAtctcattcattttattttctaaaaagtgaaattattaatttgaattttcatataatAGTAACCATACCTTAGAACCCCATTTGGTGTTGTTTTCATAGTCACAACGGGCAACCACATAGGCTAAATCTAAGACTTCTCGAGATTGAATGGCTCTTTCCACAACATGATTAGGGTTGAGTTCGGGAAGCTCAGGTGACACGAATGATGTTGATGATGGACCTCCAAAGAAAGCCCGTCGAACAAAAAAGCACCCAGTGCCTTGATAAGCTGGCCCTAATAGCCCATCCATGCCAGCGTTATTAAATGTAAACACTCGCTTACGCTCGGTGTCATAGATGTCACTTTTGCTAACTCCATGAAAACGTTGAGGAAATTGAATATAGCCTAAATTACTCTTAAGCTTTGAGTCCAATAAATAACATAAGACTCGGTTTGGTGTTTCTGGGTCATTAGAATATACGTCACAATCCAAATTGAGAATAATTGGTGCATTGGTCATTGTAGCTGATACACGAAGCTATTGCAATAAATAGCTTAGAGAatagattaagagagaaaatagggaagattttaaatttgatctaAAAAAACCAAAGAAGGTAAATGAGTTTTATGGTTTACTTACCAGAGTATTAAGAGCACCAGCTTTGAAATGGTGATGAGAAGTTGAACTTTTTTGCCTTGAAACATAGATGAGATTTGGCATTGATTCTCCTCTGATGTCTTTATTTTTACTATTATCAAGCAAAACCTGCCTCACACACGAATTTCCAtgaaattttgtcatttttttaattcaataatgaaAAGTGTATGTGACATATGCTTATATATAAATGTGTATGtgacaataataaaaaaagatattattaaaattttggaaaagtaaaACATAAAAAGGAGAATTGAACTGAAGCAGTACCTGAATGATTGTAGGATGATTTTTAGGAGTAAAGGATTTTGTCCATTTATCAAAAATCAAGTGCTCTTCTtctccattgatgaactcatCTTCAACCTTTCCTTTCTCCATAACTTTTTCTACTCTCATTCTCATTTTCTCATACATTATCTGAACAtccaaacataattttcaattcTTCCAGTTTCACTAACAGTAATTTCAACTTTTAATTCTCTAcctaataaatttcaatttgttATACATAATTGAAGCCACGTAGTCTatcttattaaaaaattcatgGAAAAACTAAAACAATTGTTTCTTCATATAAGTCCATAGATTTGAAGTCTAGTAATCATTACtcaaaatatattctttttcttttttatgcaaTATATTCACCTCAAACTCTAAGTTGATGTTAGGTGAGATATGATCGTTTAATCCAAATTTTAAGTAAAGAAATGATTAATTTTGATTATGATCGTAATAATACCTTGATCTTCTCCTTCTCAGAGTTGCAATAAGAATCCTCATTGGAAGCAAAGAATGTATGAGGATTCCTGTCAACGTCGTTTTCCCTACAAAATGGCAACCATTCGGCGGCGAACCTGGCGGCTTCCATAAGAGCAAAGAGCGTGATAGCAGAACCGCCGTCGTCGGAGATGTAGACCGAAATCTTTCGGGTCGGATAGTCATAAGCCAAGATGGACAAAGCCGTGTTGACGACGTTCATCGGTGGCTCCTTGTAAGGATCCGCCGTGCAAATAAACACATCCAACGCCGGAAAATCAGAATCCTGTTTGAGCAAAAGTTTGAGGTTTTCGAGAAACTCACGGCGGCGGATGGGATTTATGCGGTAGCTTTGAGTGGTGATCCAGGAGAAGGCTAAAACGACATCGGAGATGAACAGAGAAAGGGAGATGAAGAAGGAAGTAAAAGAGGTGGAATTGAGAAGTGAAGCTAAATGGTAGTAAAGCAGAGCAACGATGGCGATGGAGTAAACGGCGGCAAAGAGGTAGTTGAAAGTGGTGACACGGCGAGAGAAGTATTGGGTTTGGGAGTGAAGTGAAAATGGCCCGGTGGCGGCGGCGCGTGCTCTGTGTTCCCCcattaatatttttctctttaaaatttTGGGTTTGGGTGGTTTTGCTTTTGCATATGGTAATTTAAAGGTTGCAGATGACAGTGATTCAGTCAACTTGTAGAA
This window contains:
- the LOC120090660 gene encoding cellulose synthase-like protein G2 isoform X2, which encodes MGEHRARAAATGPFSLHSQTQYFSRRVTTFNYLFAAVYSIAIVALLYYHLASLLNSTSFTSFFISLSLFISDVVLAFSWITTQSYRINPIRRREFLENLKLLLKQDSDFPALDVFICTADPYKEPPMNVVNTALSILAYDYPTRKISVYISDDGGSAITLFALMEAARFAAEWLPFCRENDVDRNPHTFFASNEDSYCNSEKEKIKIMYEKMRMRVEKVMEKGKVEDEFINGEEEHLIFDKWTKSFTPKNHPTIIQVLLDNSKNKDIRGESMPNLIYVSRQKSSTSHHHFKAGALNTLLRVSATMTNAPIILNLDCDVYSNDPETPNRVLCYLLDSKLKSNLGYIQFPQRFHGVSKSDIYDTERKRVFTFNNAGMDGLLGPAYQGTGCFFVRRAFFGGPSSTSFVSPELPELNPNHVVERAIQSREVLDLAYVVARCDYENNTKWGSKLGFRYGSLVEDYFTGYCLQSEGWRSIFCNPNRTAFYGDAPKNLLDGLNQGKRWIVGLLEVGFSKYSPIIYGVKTMGLLMGLCYSYNAYSWPFLSFPVTLYAFLPQLGLINGISLFPKVSDPWFVLYAFLFLGAYGQDLFEFMLDGSTFQKWWNEQRMWSIRALSSYFFASIEFFLKFLGISAFGFNVTSKVIDQEQSKRYDEELFDFGASSPMFLPMATTAIINFVAVLIGIWRALGGAWEQFFLQMFLAGFVVLNCWPLYEAMVFRNDGGKLPPKITFLSLFLALLLCSLFSAFLHVF
- the LOC120090660 gene encoding cellulose synthase-like protein G2 isoform X1, producing MGEHRARAAATGPFSLHSQTQYFSRRVTTFNYLFAAVYSIAIVALLYYHLASLLNSTSFTSFFISLSLFISDVVLAFSWITTQSYRINPIRRREFLENLKLLLKQDSDFPALDVFICTADPYKEPPMNVVNTALSILAYDYPTRKISVYISDDGGSAITLFALMEAARFAAEWLPFCRENDVDRNPHTFFASNEDSYCNSEKEKIKIMYEKMRMRVEKVMEKGKVEDEFINGEEEHLIFDKWTKSFTPKNHPTIIQVLLDNSKNKDIRGESMPNLIYVSRQKSSTSHHHFKAGALNTLLRVSATMTNAPIILNLDCDVYSNDPETPNRVLCYLLDSKLKSNLGYIQFPQRFHGVSKSDIYDTERKRVFTFNNAGMDGLLGPAYQGTGCFFVRRAFFGGPSSTSFVSPELPELNPNHVVERAIQSREVLDLAYVVARCDYENNTKWGSKQLGFRYGSLVEDYFTGYCLQSEGWRSIFCNPNRTAFYGDAPKNLLDGLNQGKRWIVGLLEVGFSKYSPIIYGVKTMGLLMGLCYSYNAYSWPFLSFPVTLYAFLPQLGLINGISLFPKVSDPWFVLYAFLFLGAYGQDLFEFMLDGSTFQKWWNEQRMWSIRALSSYFFASIEFFLKFLGISAFGFNVTSKVIDQEQSKRYDEELFDFGASSPMFLPMATTAIINFVAVLIGIWRALGGAWEQFFLQMFLAGFVVLNCWPLYEAMVFRNDGGKLPPKITFLSLFLALLLCSLFSAFLHVF